In Paenibacillus sp. 1781tsa1, one DNA window encodes the following:
- a CDS encoding ClpP family protease — MNERMNDKQASKSNQPEVEAPEIPIQEDKNISPVTETIQQFGQTQSPAGESNIFCMTIIGQVEGHLILPPQNKTTKYEHIIPQLVAAEQNQRIEGILIILNTVGGDVEAGLAIAEMIASLSKPTVTVVIGGGHSIGVPIAVASTYSLIAGSATMTIHPIRMNGLVIGVPQTFEYMEKMQERVVRFVTSHSNISEEMFKELMFKTGELNRDIGTAVGSADAVKYGLMDAVGGIGQAIAQLNQLIGDKRQTLQAGGYTQ; from the coding sequence ATGAATGAACGTATGAATGACAAGCAGGCGTCAAAATCCAATCAACCGGAAGTTGAAGCGCCGGAGATTCCGATTCAGGAGGACAAGAACATCTCTCCCGTTACAGAGACTATTCAGCAATTTGGGCAGACACAGTCGCCGGCAGGTGAATCGAATATTTTCTGTATGACCATTATTGGACAGGTCGAAGGGCATTTGATTTTGCCGCCACAAAATAAAACTACAAAGTATGAGCATATTATCCCACAGCTGGTGGCTGCAGAGCAGAATCAGCGTATTGAAGGTATACTGATCATTTTGAACACGGTAGGTGGAGATGTAGAGGCCGGTCTGGCCATTGCAGAGATGATCGCTTCTCTAAGCAAACCTACGGTTACTGTGGTCATTGGAGGCGGACATAGCATTGGAGTGCCGATTGCTGTAGCTTCAACGTATTCCCTGATTGCAGGAAGTGCAACGATGACGATCCATCCCATTCGGATGAACGGCCTTGTCATCGGTGTACCGCAGACGTTTGAGTATATGGAGAAAATGCAAGAGAGGGTTGTACGGTTCGTGACTTCTCATTCGAATATCTCTGAAGAGATGTTCAAAGAACTGATGTTTAAGACCGGTGAGTTGAATCGGGACATCGGCACAGCTGTAGGAAGCGCGGATGCAGTGAAATATGGATTGATGGATGCGGTAGGCGGAATTGGGCAAGCCATTGCTCAGTTAAATCAGCTCATAGGAGACAAGAGACAGACGCTGCAAGCGGGAGGTTATACCCAATGA
- a CDS encoding YlzJ-like family protein, which produces MTLYTVMPPEQLWSGMWKEGEDTREIKMNGLLMQVRPVNDNEAVIVRLLDCPLEAYLNPANMPGSTIPLSGNLGSA; this is translated from the coding sequence ATGACGTTATATACAGTAATGCCCCCTGAACAACTCTGGTCAGGAATGTGGAAAGAGGGCGAAGATACAAGAGAAATTAAGATGAATGGTTTATTAATGCAGGTGAGGCCTGTAAATGACAATGAAGCCGTTATCGTACGTTTGCTGGATTGTCCACTCGAAGCCTATCTCAATCCTGCTAATATGCCCGGTTCGACCATTCCGCTTTCAGGTAACTTGGGATCAGCATAA
- a CDS encoding DNA translocase FtsK: MARRKKRKKKGAGFSGVLKYEIYGIVLITLAVIALSGEATVGRSLSKMFGLMLGKFYFAIPLVGIYYGLMVMIHRKWPSGWTTRKTGLVLLVFALTLMSTVSAMHQKLIPVGALEPGAVITQVHNDMQTELLTPAAPGERDSMLNKDISGGYLGAGQFALFLWLFGSLGARLIMIVMFVISFMLITSLSYVDLIRIFRTKIWDAGSSMYKKLESRPSARSASVTDGRKKGNARKVVPVPVDDDEDEYEDELEEQHLPKRKAPIFFQLFGKWGANREQATSGREMDEDDSVETEQIVYRAEQDHNVESWQDANEDVANKSASSHVPVQAKPNSAPIIRDFFEHVRAEDASIEDDLDDAYPFPDDLADPNVVQQGEHAIKITDELVETEWSASGAGMDELNAVDGIQSGEEMPNDAILGTDTPTPEGQDKQPVKPPPPPPKPYKLPSFRLLAKPNNAGKAGDQKDYMQTARKLEATLESFGVRAKVLEVVRGPAVTRYEIQPDIGVKVSRIVSLTDDIALALAAKDIRMEAPIPGKSAIGIEVPNGEVSVVTMREVMETATFQDAESKVTIAFGRDISGQTIIGNLARMPHLLVAGATGSGKSVCINGIITSILYKAKPDEVKFLMVDPKMVELNVYNGIPHLMAPVVTDPKRASLALKKIVVEMEKRYELFSKSGTRNVEGYNNLMKDNPAAVLPYIVVIVDELADLMMVAAGDVEDAIARLAQMARAAGIHLIIATQRPSVDVITGVIKANIPSRIAFGVSSQVDSRTILDMGGAEKLLGRGDMLFMPMGASKPVRVQGAFMSDEEVENIVNYVRGQGEAQYDESIVPEVDDSTQAADEVQDELYEQAVQIILEAKQASVSLLQRRMRVGYTRAARLIDSMEARGVIGPYEGSKPREVLVSLEQYQQNKISS; this comes from the coding sequence TTGGCCAGAAGAAAAAAGAGGAAAAAAAAGGGCGCTGGTTTTAGTGGCGTTTTAAAATATGAAATTTACGGAATTGTGCTTATTACCCTTGCTGTCATTGCATTATCGGGTGAAGCCACCGTTGGACGTTCGCTTTCCAAGATGTTCGGACTGATGCTTGGTAAGTTTTATTTTGCGATTCCACTTGTTGGTATTTATTATGGTCTCATGGTGATGATTCACCGGAAATGGCCGAGTGGCTGGACCACACGCAAAACAGGACTGGTATTGCTGGTCTTTGCCTTAACCCTGATGAGTACCGTCTCGGCAATGCACCAGAAGCTCATTCCGGTTGGTGCGCTTGAGCCTGGTGCTGTGATTACACAGGTACATAATGATATGCAAACCGAGTTGCTAACCCCTGCTGCACCAGGGGAGAGAGACTCCATGCTTAACAAGGATATCAGCGGTGGTTATCTTGGGGCTGGACAATTTGCTCTTTTCCTGTGGCTGTTCGGCAGCCTGGGTGCGAGACTCATCATGATTGTCATGTTTGTCATCAGTTTTATGTTGATTACGAGTCTATCTTATGTGGATCTGATTCGAATATTCCGAACCAAGATTTGGGATGCCGGGAGTTCGATGTACAAAAAGCTGGAGTCAAGGCCTTCTGCACGTTCTGCTTCTGTGACTGATGGAAGGAAGAAAGGTAACGCTCGTAAAGTGGTACCTGTTCCTGTTGACGATGATGAAGACGAGTATGAGGATGAATTAGAGGAACAGCATCTGCCAAAACGAAAAGCACCAATATTCTTCCAGCTTTTCGGAAAATGGGGAGCTAATCGAGAACAGGCGACATCAGGACGTGAAATGGATGAGGACGATTCGGTTGAAACAGAACAGATTGTATACCGCGCTGAACAAGATCACAATGTAGAGTCGTGGCAGGATGCAAACGAAGACGTAGCGAACAAATCAGCTTCTTCACATGTTCCTGTTCAGGCTAAACCTAACTCAGCGCCAATCATTCGAGACTTTTTCGAGCATGTCAGAGCCGAAGATGCAAGCATTGAAGATGATCTGGACGATGCTTATCCATTCCCTGATGATCTCGCTGATCCAAACGTAGTTCAACAGGGCGAACATGCCATTAAAATAACGGATGAACTGGTAGAGACAGAGTGGTCAGCATCCGGTGCGGGTATGGATGAGCTGAATGCAGTGGATGGGATTCAGAGTGGAGAAGAAATGCCTAATGATGCAATATTGGGAACAGATACTCCGACTCCTGAAGGGCAGGACAAACAACCAGTGAAACCACCACCGCCTCCTCCTAAGCCGTACAAGCTGCCATCCTTCCGTCTTCTTGCCAAGCCTAACAATGCGGGCAAGGCGGGTGATCAGAAGGATTATATGCAGACAGCGCGCAAGCTGGAAGCTACACTGGAAAGCTTCGGTGTTCGTGCCAAAGTACTTGAAGTGGTTCGGGGTCCTGCTGTTACAAGGTATGAAATTCAGCCTGATATTGGAGTTAAGGTCAGCAGGATTGTCAGCCTAACTGATGACATCGCGTTGGCTCTGGCTGCAAAAGATATTCGGATGGAAGCGCCGATTCCCGGGAAGTCCGCTATAGGTATCGAGGTACCTAATGGCGAGGTGTCGGTTGTAACGATGCGTGAAGTAATGGAGACTGCAACATTCCAGGATGCAGAATCCAAAGTGACTATTGCATTTGGCCGAGATATCTCCGGACAGACAATCATTGGTAACTTGGCTCGTATGCCCCATTTGCTGGTCGCAGGTGCTACAGGTTCCGGTAAGTCGGTATGTATTAACGGAATTATTACCAGCATATTGTACAAAGCAAAGCCGGATGAAGTGAAGTTCTTGATGGTCGATCCTAAAATGGTTGAGTTGAACGTATATAACGGAATTCCACATCTGATGGCGCCAGTAGTAACTGATCCTAAACGAGCGTCACTTGCTCTCAAAAAGATTGTGGTCGAGATGGAGAAACGATATGAACTGTTCTCCAAATCAGGCACGCGTAACGTTGAGGGCTACAATAATCTGATGAAAGATAATCCTGCGGCTGTTCTGCCTTATATCGTTGTCATTGTGGATGAGCTTGCAGATCTCATGATGGTTGCAGCCGGAGATGTCGAGGATGCCATTGCGCGCCTCGCTCAGATGGCTCGTGCAGCCGGAATCCATCTGATTATTGCCACACAACGACCTTCTGTTGACGTTATTACCGGGGTAATCAAGGCCAACATTCCATCGAGAATTGCCTTCGGCGTATCCTCACAAGTGGATTCCCGAACGATTCTGGATATGGGTGGGGCAGAGAAGCTGTTGGGTCGTGGAGACATGTTGTTCATGCCAATGGGTGCATCAAAACCGGTTCGGGTACAAGGTGCATTTATGAGCGATGAAGAAGTCGAGAATATTGTAAACTACGTACGTGGTCAAGGTGAAGCACAGTATGATGAGTCCATTGTACCTGAAGTGGATGATTCCACTCAGGCAGCAGATGAAGTACAGGATGAGTTATATGAGCAAGCGGTACAGATTATTCTTGAGGCAAAACAAGCTTCTGTCTCTCTGTTGCAACGTCGTATGCGGGTTGGTTACACACGTGCAGCGCGTTTAATTGACTCCATGGAAGCCCGGGGGGTCATCGGCCCTTACGAGGGTAGCAAACCACGGGAAGTGCTGGTATCACTTGAACAGTATCAACAGAATAAAATAAGCTCATAG
- the sleB gene encoding spore cortex-lytic enzyme, whose protein sequence is MRKMNLWLFTAILLISALGIRYLLPGNTATESSAERTPQVEEKALPTFSSNTVKYGSYGQDVYELQGRLKYLGFYNGKIDSNFGSSTLKSVKWFQSEFGMKADGVVGAETKLKLYNASTKWSPTEPPLHKESSGGKDSNNNTADKEQDNMGSANALGLSENELKIMANAVYGEARGEPFEGQVAVAAVILNRVKSPSFPSTPSGVIFQPGAFTAVADGQIYLEPNAQAKKAVEQALNGWDPSGGCLYYFNPKTATSKWIWTRPQVKTIGQHIFCM, encoded by the coding sequence ATGCGAAAAATGAACCTATGGCTTTTCACTGCTATTTTGCTGATATCCGCATTGGGAATCCGTTATTTGCTTCCTGGGAATACAGCAACGGAAAGTTCAGCCGAGCGTACACCGCAGGTAGAAGAAAAGGCCTTGCCTACGTTTAGCAGTAATACAGTGAAATATGGAAGTTACGGTCAGGATGTATATGAGCTTCAGGGACGTCTGAAGTATCTGGGATTTTACAATGGTAAAATCGACAGTAATTTTGGCAGCAGCACATTGAAATCCGTCAAATGGTTTCAATCAGAGTTTGGCATGAAGGCAGATGGTGTGGTTGGAGCTGAAACCAAGCTCAAGCTGTACAATGCGTCAACCAAATGGTCGCCAACAGAACCGCCGCTTCACAAGGAATCCTCAGGTGGAAAGGATAGTAATAACAATACGGCAGATAAAGAGCAAGACAATATGGGATCTGCCAATGCACTCGGTCTCTCCGAGAATGAACTCAAGATTATGGCTAACGCTGTATATGGTGAAGCACGGGGTGAACCGTTTGAAGGGCAAGTCGCAGTAGCGGCAGTCATTCTGAATCGTGTAAAATCCCCAAGCTTTCCAAGTACACCCTCAGGCGTAATTTTTCAACCCGGTGCATTTACGGCTGTAGCGGACGGACAGATCTATCTGGAACCAAACGCACAAGCCAAAAAGGCAGTTGAGCAGGCCCTGAATGGCTGGGACCCGTCCGGTGGTTGTCTCTATTATTTTAATCCAAAGACAGCAACATCCAAATGGATCTGGACCCGTCCACAGGTGAAAACAATCGGGCAACATATTTTTTGTATGTGA
- a CDS encoding pitrilysin family protein, with protein sequence MNTSGFERGSKREFRIHVLPTKRFKTFAISLYAGVPLREDTVTKVALTPFVLRRGTESYPETTQFREQLEHLYGAGFGFDVYKRGDYQIVQFRMDTINDSFVGGDEQLLDRSFAFLGEVLTRPAQENGHFRTSYVQAERETVRKKLESIVNDKMRYAAERSIEEMCKNEPYRLHPLGERKDLPGIEPDTLTASYQEWLQQASMDLYVVGDTTLEEVENLVQRHFNVDRTSSSDYKTQAAVRGDKEVETVVERLNVSQGKLNMGLRTSITYGDPQYAAALMYNGILGGYPHSKLFVNVREKESLAYYASSRYDGHKGIATIQSGIEIPNYEKAVTIIKQQLEEMKSGTISDLEMSQTKAMIRNLLKEMQDSAFEMIAYDFNRQLSGKERTAEELLAQVEHISKEDVREAAEQFRLDTIYFLRDEKEE encoded by the coding sequence TTGAATACATCAGGATTTGAACGAGGTAGCAAGAGAGAGTTTCGTATACATGTGCTTCCGACTAAACGTTTCAAAACGTTCGCTATATCGCTATATGCAGGCGTTCCCTTACGAGAAGATACAGTAACCAAAGTAGCGCTGACACCCTTTGTTCTGCGACGCGGCACAGAGTCCTATCCGGAAACAACGCAATTTCGTGAACAACTGGAGCATCTGTATGGAGCCGGTTTTGGTTTTGATGTTTATAAACGCGGGGATTATCAGATTGTACAGTTTCGGATGGATACCATTAATGACTCCTTTGTTGGAGGGGATGAGCAACTGCTGGATCGTTCATTTGCCTTCCTGGGAGAGGTTCTTACCCGACCTGCACAGGAGAATGGACATTTCAGGACGTCTTATGTACAAGCAGAGCGAGAGACGGTGCGGAAAAAGCTGGAGTCCATCGTGAATGATAAAATGCGCTATGCCGCGGAACGCAGTATTGAGGAGATGTGCAAGAACGAGCCGTATCGTCTTCATCCACTGGGTGAGCGAAAGGATCTGCCTGGGATTGAGCCTGATACACTGACTGCGTCTTATCAGGAGTGGCTGCAACAGGCGAGTATGGATCTGTACGTGGTAGGGGATACGACACTGGAGGAGGTGGAGAACCTTGTTCAGCGTCATTTCAATGTAGATCGAACGTCCTCCTCCGATTACAAGACACAGGCCGCGGTTCGAGGAGATAAGGAAGTAGAGACCGTTGTTGAGCGACTGAATGTGAGTCAGGGAAAACTCAATATGGGACTCCGTACATCTATCACGTATGGAGATCCTCAGTATGCAGCAGCACTAATGTACAACGGGATTCTCGGTGGTTATCCTCATTCCAAACTGTTTGTAAATGTTCGTGAAAAAGAGAGCCTGGCGTATTACGCGTCTTCGCGATATGACGGACATAAGGGCATTGCAACGATTCAATCCGGAATTGAAATCCCTAATTATGAGAAGGCCGTCACTATCATCAAGCAGCAGCTGGAAGAAATGAAAAGCGGTACAATCAGTGATCTGGAAATGTCCCAGACCAAAGCAATGATCCGTAACCTGCTTAAGGAAATGCAGGATTCTGCCTTTGAGATGATCGCTTATGACTTCAATCGACAGTTGTCTGGCAAAGAGAGAACGGCTGAAGAACTGTTGGCTCAGGTAGAACATATTAGCAAGGAAGATGTGCGTGAGGCGGCAGAACAATTCCGTCTGGATACGATTTATTTCTTGCGGGACGAGAAGGAGGAATAG
- a CDS encoding pitrilysin family protein: protein MESIRYEHLQETLYYEVMDNGLHVYILPKPGFQKTYATFATKYGSVDNHFQVEGQEAVKVPDGIAHFLEHKMFEEPTGDIFATFASYGASANAFTSFDQTVYLFSATEHVNENIQTLVNFVQNPYFTDQNVEKEKGIIGQEIDMYADNPDWRVYFGLIEAMYQKHPVHIDIAGTVESIRTITKEMLYECYNTFYHPSNMLLFVVGGVDPQEVIDMVRSNQEQKDYKPQGSIQRFFEPEPEQVGEARREAKLAVSLPKCLFGFKETDVGLTGEKLLRRDMTTQLMMDLLFGSSTRLFQKLYDEDLISDSFGHEYNSSPQYAFSAIGGDTKDPDQLLARIREEVDAIVEKGFESTDFERARKKKIGGYLRMLNSPENIAHEFTRQQFRGGDFFNMLPLYESITLEDVNLRLREHIRWDQLAVSLVVSP from the coding sequence GTGGAGAGCATTCGGTATGAGCATCTGCAGGAGACACTATATTACGAAGTAATGGATAACGGACTGCATGTCTATATTTTGCCTAAACCGGGATTCCAGAAAACGTATGCTACGTTTGCAACCAAGTATGGATCGGTGGATAATCATTTTCAGGTTGAAGGACAGGAAGCAGTGAAAGTTCCGGATGGGATTGCCCATTTTCTGGAGCATAAAATGTTTGAAGAACCAACAGGTGATATCTTTGCAACATTTGCGTCTTACGGTGCCTCAGCTAATGCGTTTACGAGCTTTGATCAGACGGTTTATTTGTTTTCAGCGACCGAACATGTGAATGAAAATATACAAACATTAGTCAACTTTGTGCAAAATCCTTACTTCACGGATCAAAATGTGGAAAAGGAAAAAGGCATTATCGGACAGGAAATTGACATGTATGCTGATAATCCGGATTGGCGTGTTTATTTTGGATTAATCGAAGCCATGTATCAGAAACATCCGGTGCATATCGATATTGCAGGAACGGTCGAATCCATTCGTACAATTACCAAAGAGATGTTATATGAGTGTTATAACACCTTCTATCACCCGAGTAATATGCTCTTATTCGTGGTAGGTGGTGTAGATCCACAGGAAGTCATTGATATGGTTCGTTCGAACCAGGAACAGAAAGATTATAAGCCACAGGGGAGTATTCAACGTTTCTTTGAGCCGGAACCTGAGCAGGTAGGAGAAGCCAGAAGGGAAGCCAAACTGGCTGTTTCACTGCCGAAATGTCTGTTTGGATTCAAGGAGACGGACGTTGGACTTACCGGAGAAAAATTGTTACGGCGGGATATGACAACGCAGCTGATGATGGATCTTTTGTTTGGTTCAAGCACACGATTATTTCAGAAGCTCTATGATGAAGATCTGATCTCGGACAGCTTTGGACATGAGTATAACAGTTCGCCGCAATACGCGTTTTCAGCTATTGGTGGTGATACGAAAGACCCGGATCAACTGCTGGCACGTATACGTGAGGAAGTGGATGCCATTGTAGAAAAGGGGTTTGAATCGACGGATTTTGAACGTGCACGCAAAAAGAAAATAGGCGGATATTTGCGTATGCTCAATTCTCCAGAGAACATTGCGCATGAATTTACACGTCAGCAATTCCGTGGCGGTGATTTCTTCAATATGCTTCCGCTCTATGAATCGATTACACTGGAAGATGTAAATCTCAGACTGAGAGAGCATATTCGCTGGGATCAACTGGCTGTATCGCTAGTCGTGAGTCCTTGA
- the fabG gene encoding 3-oxoacyl-ACP reductase FabG has product MERGTGQLKAIGEMTVLVTGASGGIGAAIAERFARVGMNVVIHYMKSHEAANEAARRCMEQGSGRIMTVSADLRSREQIERMREKLESHNLMPDILVNNAGISHYGMLSDVTEEIWDEVMAINLKGTFMCTQEMMPHMISQRYGRIINVSSIWGLSGASCEVLYSTTKGGVNAFTKALAKELAPSGVTVNAVAPGAVQTSMLNHLDQSELKMLEEEIPAGRLAQPDEISSLVYFLALPESGYINGQIISPNGGWLT; this is encoded by the coding sequence ATGGAGAGGGGAACAGGACAATTGAAGGCAATTGGGGAAATGACTGTACTGGTAACTGGAGCAAGTGGTGGAATCGGAGCGGCTATCGCAGAACGTTTCGCCAGAGTGGGAATGAATGTTGTTATACACTATATGAAATCGCATGAAGCAGCGAATGAAGCCGCCAGACGGTGCATGGAACAGGGCAGTGGGAGAATCATGACGGTGTCTGCGGATCTTCGCAGCCGGGAACAGATTGAACGTATGCGTGAGAAGCTGGAGTCACACAATCTCATGCCAGATATCCTCGTGAACAATGCAGGAATATCGCACTATGGGATGTTGTCTGATGTTACAGAGGAGATATGGGATGAAGTGATGGCCATCAATCTCAAAGGCACGTTTATGTGTACACAGGAAATGATGCCGCACATGATCTCCCAAAGGTATGGTCGAATCATTAATGTATCGTCGATCTGGGGGCTGTCTGGTGCCTCTTGCGAAGTGTTGTATTCTACAACCAAGGGCGGGGTGAATGCATTCACCAAGGCACTTGCGAAAGAACTCGCTCCTTCCGGAGTAACCGTAAATGCTGTTGCTCCTGGCGCCGTTCAGACATCCATGTTAAACCATCTGGATCAGAGTGAATTGAAGATGCTGGAAGAGGAAATTCCGGCAGGAAGACTTGCTCAACCTGATGAAATCTCGTCACTGGTTTATTTTCTGGCCCTCCCTGAATCGGGGTATATCAACGGGCAGATTATCAGTCCAAATGGCGGTTGGTTAACGTAG
- a CDS encoding DUF3243 domain-containing protein, whose product MSTEKTVLSSFDTWKKFLGDRVLQAEKMGMSEETINKLAYEIGDFLDEKVDPANHSNRALKELWDVGDADERRTIACLMVKLAKQNA is encoded by the coding sequence ATGTCAACAGAAAAAACAGTGCTCTCCAGTTTTGACACGTGGAAGAAGTTCCTGGGTGACCGCGTACTGCAAGCAGAGAAGATGGGGATGAGTGAAGAAACCATCAACAAACTTGCGTATGAAATCGGCGACTTCCTTGATGAGAAAGTCGATCCAGCGAACCATTCCAACCGGGCATTGAAAGAGTTATGGGATGTCGGCGATGCAGATGAGCGTCGTACGATTGCGTGCCTGATGGTCAAATTGGCCAAACAAAACGCATAA
- a CDS encoding DUF3388 domain-containing protein, with the protein MESKQWYMEYKIHKNRPGLLGDIASMLGMLEVNILTINGVEGKTRGMLLESDDDEKIRLLGEMLGKVNSITVSALRQPKLVDILAVRHGRYIDRDSDDRKTFRFTRDELGLLVDFLGEVFKREGNQVIGLRGMPRVGKTESIIAGSVCAMKRWTFVSSTLLRQTIRSQMSEDELNPNNVFIIDGIVSTIRSSERHYNLLQDIMSMPSTKVIEHPDIFVQESEYDFNDFDIIIELRNNPNEEIIYDTFTASYTDEL; encoded by the coding sequence ATGGAATCTAAACAATGGTACATGGAATATAAAATACATAAGAACAGACCCGGTTTGTTAGGCGATATTGCCTCTATGCTGGGGATGCTTGAAGTGAATATATTGACCATTAACGGTGTGGAAGGCAAAACGCGAGGTATGCTGCTTGAATCGGATGATGATGAGAAAATCCGTTTGCTTGGTGAAATGCTTGGCAAAGTCAACAGCATCACCGTATCGGCTTTGCGTCAACCTAAATTGGTGGATATTCTGGCCGTTCGTCATGGCAGATACATTGACCGTGACTCGGATGATCGCAAGACATTTCGTTTCACACGAGATGAACTTGGGTTACTTGTGGACTTTTTGGGTGAAGTATTTAAGAGAGAAGGCAATCAGGTCATTGGTTTGCGCGGAATGCCTCGTGTGGGTAAAACAGAGTCCATTATTGCGGGCAGCGTATGTGCAATGAAGCGATGGACTTTTGTTTCTTCCACACTTCTTCGTCAGACGATAAGAAGTCAAATGTCCGAAGACGAATTGAACCCGAATAATGTCTTCATCATTGATGGAATTGTAAGTACGATTCGTTCCAGTGAGCGGCATTACAATTTGTTGCAGGATATTATGTCGATGCCAAGTACCAAGGTTATCGAACATCCAGATATTTTTGTACAGGAATCCGAATATGATTTTAATGATTTTGATATTATCATTGAACTTCGTAACAATCCGAATGAAGAAATTATTTATGATACGTTTACGGCTAGCTACACCGATGAATTGTAA
- a CDS encoding RodZ family helix-turn-helix domain-containing protein: MSELGQQLREARLQKGMSLDDVQEMTKIRKRYLEAIEAGDYKVLPGSFYVRAFIKTYAETVGLNPDELLEGHKKDVPAEEAEATMEPVIQKRSSRPVERSNRWMSVALMWTFPVLIVVLLYVYVVYNNGDETDNPGLDSVKITDSQQKPEDKPDQPADNGQASNPPATDSGAEGTGEGDAGGNGGGTDTEGQTDGQTDGQTDGQTDGQTGENQEPTDNSPSAVTVAEDGKSGNITNFKVNGSAGKPVTVTIKASGHSWLEVYKGENSSGEKLEYGNTAEGDSYTFELDSAGMYIKSGYAAATTIEVGGQVVTDGKATNRIRLKLGEDSGNTASSTGVENGSTDTTGGTTGSE; encoded by the coding sequence ATGTCTGAACTGGGTCAGCAGTTAAGAGAGGCCCGGCTGCAAAAAGGGATGAGTCTTGACGATGTACAGGAAATGACAAAAATTCGCAAGAGGTACTTGGAGGCCATAGAAGCTGGAGACTATAAAGTACTGCCGGGTAGCTTCTATGTGCGTGCTTTCATTAAAACCTATGCGGAGACCGTTGGACTGAACCCTGATGAGCTGCTGGAGGGACACAAAAAAGACGTACCGGCAGAAGAGGCGGAAGCAACGATGGAACCGGTTATACAGAAGCGTTCCAGCCGTCCGGTTGAGCGTAGTAATCGATGGATGTCTGTCGCACTGATGTGGACATTCCCTGTTTTGATCGTAGTTCTGTTGTATGTATACGTGGTGTATAACAATGGTGATGAAACTGATAATCCAGGTCTTGATTCGGTCAAAATTACAGACAGTCAACAAAAGCCTGAAGATAAACCGGATCAGCCTGCCGACAACGGACAGGCATCTAATCCGCCTGCAACAGACTCAGGCGCTGAGGGTACGGGTGAAGGCGACGCTGGTGGTAACGGTGGCGGTACAGACACGGAAGGACAGACGGATGGCCAAACTGATGGTCAAACGGATGGCCAAACGGACGGACAGACGGGAGAAAATCAGGAACCGACAGACAATTCACCGTCTGCTGTAACAGTTGCAGAAGATGGGAAATCAGGCAACATTACGAACTTCAAAGTTAACGGAAGTGCAGGGAAACCTGTAACGGTTACGATCAAAGCCTCAGGTCATAGCTGGTTGGAAGTGTATAAGGGCGAGAACTCCAGTGGAGAGAAGTTGGAGTATGGTAATACAGCCGAAGGCGACAGCTATACCTTTGAGCTGGATAGTGCAGGCATGTATATTAAGTCCGGTTACGCTGCAGCGACCACGATTGAGGTTGGTGGGCAAGTTGTAACGGATGGCAAGGCGACTAATCGGATCCGTTTGAAGCTTGGTGAAGACAGTGGTAATACTGCTTCTTCCACAGGAGTTGAAAATGGTTCAACGGACACTACAGGAGGCACCACTGGTAGCGAATAA
- a CDS encoding YajQ family cyclic di-GMP-binding protein: MSSENSFDIVSKMDLQELTNAVTQTEKEIGTRYDFKGSKSSLKLDKDALTIVSDDETKLKAVIDVLQSKMAKRGLPLKNIDYAKVEPASSGTVRQRLNFKQGIDQDIAKKINILIRDSKLKVKSQIQGDQLRVTGKSKNDLQAVMQLLNGANLPLDLQYTNFK; the protein is encoded by the coding sequence TTGAGTTCAGAAAATTCATTTGATATCGTGTCCAAAATGGACTTGCAAGAACTGACAAATGCCGTTACACAAACCGAGAAGGAAATTGGCACTCGTTATGACTTCAAGGGCAGCAAGAGCAGCCTGAAACTGGATAAGGATGCGTTAACGATCGTATCTGATGATGAGACCAAACTTAAGGCTGTCATTGACGTGCTGCAATCCAAAATGGCCAAGCGTGGGCTACCATTGAAAAACATTGATTACGCTAAGGTAGAGCCAGCGTCTTCTGGTACAGTCCGTCAGCGTTTGAATTTTAAACAGGGGATTGATCAGGACATCGCCAAGAAAATCAATATCCTGATCCGGGATTCCAAGCTGAAGGTGAAGAGTCAGATTCAGGGGGACCAGCTCCGGGTAACTGGTAAGAGTAAAAATGATTTGCAAGCAGTCATGCAGCTGCTAAATGGTGCTAACCTGCCTCTGGATTTGCAATATACAAATTTCAAATAA